The Halomicronema hongdechloris C2206 genome includes a window with the following:
- a CDS encoding Sec-independent protein translocase subunit TatA/TatB, which yields MFNIGWTEVIIILGVATLIFGPKKIPELGSALGKTLRGFKDEMNNPDPDEGELDLYDDSDA from the coding sequence ATGTTCAATATCGGTTGGACGGAAGTCATTATCATTCTAGGGGTGGCCACCCTGATTTTTGGCCCCAAGAAGATCCCAGAACTTGGTAGTGCTCTGGGCAAGACTCTGCGCGGCTTTAAAGACGAGATGAACAACCCCGACCCCGATGAGGGGGAATTAGATCTCTACGACGATTCAGATGCCTAG
- the ftsE gene encoding cell division ATP-binding protein FtsE, with product MVVPADPVASPAATTSPSTDPMVVLKNLTKTYRNGSQALVNVNLRVNRGDFLFVTGPSGAGKSTLLKLLYGQEQPTSGEVIVNQQSLRQLKGNRLAMLRRRIGVVFQDYKLIPRRTVAENVAFVLWAQGFTRKEIQRRLQPTLKMVGLQDKTHRFPDELSGGEQQRVSIARAVVGTPPLLLADEPTGNLDLDNSRQVIKILKKLNSIGITVVVTTHDEQLVRLSNHPVVQLRHGYLHYLRS from the coding sequence ATGGTTGTCCCTGCCGATCCTGTAGCGTCACCGGCGGCGACCACCTCCCCCTCCACAGACCCTATGGTGGTCTTGAAAAATCTGACCAAAACCTATCGCAATGGTAGTCAGGCTTTAGTCAACGTCAATCTACGGGTAAATCGAGGGGACTTTCTATTCGTCACCGGCCCCTCCGGCGCAGGGAAATCCACCCTTCTGAAGCTGCTTTATGGCCAAGAGCAACCGACCAGTGGTGAGGTCATTGTCAATCAACAATCCCTACGGCAATTGAAGGGGAATCGGCTGGCGATGCTGCGTCGCCGTATCGGCGTGGTCTTTCAGGATTACAAGCTGATTCCTCGACGTACGGTGGCTGAAAATGTGGCCTTTGTGCTCTGGGCTCAGGGCTTTACCCGTAAGGAGATTCAGCGACGCCTGCAGCCGACCTTGAAGATGGTCGGGCTGCAAGACAAAACCCACCGTTTCCCTGACGAACTTTCAGGAGGAGAACAACAGCGAGTCAGCATTGCCCGAGCTGTGGTGGGGACGCCGCCACTGTTGTTAGCAGATGAGCCGACCGGCAACCTAGATTTGGATAATTCCCGTCAGGTGATTAAGATCCTCAAGAAGCTCAACTCTATCGGCATCACCGTAGTTGTGACCACTCACGATGAGCAGCTGGTGCGTCTATCTAATCATCCGGTGGTGCAGTTGCGCCACGGTTATCTGCACTACCTGCGGTCATAA
- a CDS encoding WecB/TagA/CpsF family glycosyltransferase has product MLADRLEPLSVMGLPLHWHPDYPAWLIAKRQQHQGVHIITLNAEMAMQAEGNSRLRQTIQTADLIIPDGAGVVLYFRAQGKRIQRCPGIELAASLLTQLQNETVFFYGGAPGIAAEAARHWQQQRPRLSIYSQHGYLSDDEQQALQQQLQELQPGIILVGLGVPRQEFWITDHRHLCPQTIWIGVGGSFDIWAGRKARAPQWFCNHNLEWLYRLYQEPWRWRRMLALPQFAWRAFTYRKPRPQLSR; this is encoded by the coding sequence ATGTTGGCAGACCGGCTTGAGCCCCTTTCCGTCATGGGCTTGCCCCTGCATTGGCACCCCGATTACCCTGCCTGGTTGATCGCAAAACGTCAGCAGCATCAAGGGGTGCACATCATCACCCTAAATGCTGAGATGGCCATGCAAGCCGAGGGCAACTCTCGGTTACGCCAGACCATTCAAACCGCTGATTTGATCATCCCGGATGGCGCCGGAGTAGTGCTCTACTTTCGAGCCCAGGGGAAACGAATTCAACGCTGTCCTGGGATCGAATTGGCGGCGAGTCTTTTGACTCAACTGCAAAATGAGACCGTCTTCTTCTATGGTGGTGCTCCCGGCATTGCCGCCGAAGCCGCTCGCCACTGGCAGCAGCAACGGCCCCGGCTCAGCATCTATAGCCAGCACGGCTATCTGAGTGACGATGAACAGCAAGCCCTGCAGCAGCAGTTACAGGAACTGCAGCCCGGAATAATCCTGGTAGGGTTAGGGGTTCCCCGACAGGAATTTTGGATCACAGACCATCGCCATCTCTGTCCCCAGACCATCTGGATTGGAGTCGGCGGCAGTTTCGATATCTGGGCGGGGCGCAAGGCAAGAGCACCGCAATGGTTTTGCAACCATAACCTAGAGTGGCTTTATCGCCTCTATCAAGAACCCTGGCGCTGGCGACGCATGCTAGCCCTACCTCAATTTGCCTGGCGGGCATTCACCTATCGTAAGCCGCGGCCTCAACTCAGTCGGTAG
- a CDS encoding c-type heme family protein: MIKLNNLRLGQKFTLLLVLVFLAGIVASGVALSTVLNRSAQAQVTTKALMLMETMNSVREYTSSQVQPELEARLASEFLPETVPAYSAREVFETFRANPAYGDFFYKEATLNPTNLRDKADEFETVIVENFRAQDDPGEVSGFRTTPAGKLFYIARPIRIEQESCLQCHGSLEEAPASLIDRYGSANGFGWTLNEIVGAQVISVPAETVLQNARQSLLLTLGIFVVVFAIAIFLVNLWLKRFVVRPLNRMARVAEAVSTGDTDAEFNQTSNDEVGQLAQSFNRMRMSLQMAMRRLERYREGRRSSGNFSE, encoded by the coding sequence ATGATTAAGCTCAACAACTTACGGCTGGGACAAAAATTTACCCTGTTGCTGGTACTGGTCTTTTTAGCTGGCATCGTGGCCAGTGGTGTGGCTTTATCGACGGTGTTGAACCGATCGGCCCAAGCCCAAGTCACCACGAAAGCCTTGATGCTGATGGAGACGATGAATTCGGTGCGGGAGTACACCAGTAGTCAGGTGCAGCCCGAGTTAGAAGCGCGCTTGGCAAGCGAATTTCTGCCGGAGACGGTGCCAGCTTACTCTGCCCGCGAGGTGTTTGAAACCTTTCGCGCTAATCCGGCCTATGGGGATTTCTTCTACAAGGAGGCCACTCTCAATCCCACCAATCTCAGGGATAAGGCGGATGAGTTTGAGACGGTAATAGTAGAGAATTTCCGCGCCCAGGATGACCCCGGCGAAGTCAGTGGCTTTCGGACTACGCCAGCCGGGAAGTTATTTTACATTGCCCGTCCGATTCGGATTGAGCAGGAAAGCTGCCTGCAATGCCACGGTTCTCTGGAAGAGGCGCCGGCTAGCTTGATTGATCGCTATGGCAGTGCCAATGGCTTTGGCTGGACCTTGAATGAAATCGTTGGGGCCCAGGTGATTTCGGTGCCGGCTGAAACAGTATTGCAGAATGCCCGCCAATCGCTGCTGCTGACCTTGGGCATTTTTGTCGTCGTGTTTGCGATCGCAATTTTCCTGGTTAATCTATGGCTGAAACGCTTCGTAGTGCGGCCGCTCAACCGCATGGCCCGGGTTGCTGAAGCCGTCAGCACTGGCGACACCGATGCTGAGTTCAATCAGACCTCTAATGACGAAGTGGGGCAACTGGCCCAATCCTTCAACCGCATGCGCATGAGCCTGCAGATGGCCATGCGGCGACTGGAGCGCTATCGGGAAGGCCGCCGCAGTTCTGGCAACTTTTCAGAGTAG
- a CDS encoding protein kinase domain-containing protein, whose product MDDPPIAERGQRTLAAIVVTDAVDFSARMAADEEATLALIQRDLELSKRLCLEFEGRVLKSTGDGLLLYFASAVQAVSCGLAIQQDITRINAGSHPGKTLQHRIGVHLGDVFFSQSDVMGTGVNIAARLQTAANPGELCISKVVYDVVKSRLSLNVTDAGALQLKNIQEPVPAYHVSIKPVAAAREHSTAASGAPAETPPASSPPSQHFLQPGNRVAGRYVIQRLLGQGGFGRSYLAIDVQRFEEACVLKEFVPTQRSSRSLEKAVNLFKREAKTLYQLDHPQVPKFLACFTQSHRLFIVQEFIDGVTYAQLLRQRRRQGTKFTEAEILPWLEQMLRVLDHLHGLKIVHRDISPDNIIHSRDRNLPVLIDFGLVNDAVSDLLAHAEPDDGPAPGRRATMVGKFGYSPPEQIQMGQCYPCSDLYALAVTTIVLLTGRYPKELLNRDSLDWQWQAHVRVSDGLERVLRKLLQRQPKNRFQSAQEVIAALNLGNAPSEVLPPTVLHDPGPAFQAPPEPLPLRSPSALQLPDFIQQCQRELARCIGPMASMVIEDVLAQYPDASPQQLVDRLAEQLSNADQATAFISRIDIPASDLLTAAQSQAGTAAASVTAAETPAAVDDAFVQRCRQALAHCIGPMANFLIEETLAEYPHLDSQQLVERLAAEIPDDRQAEAFQRQLL is encoded by the coding sequence ATGGACGACCCCCCTATCGCTGAACGAGGACAGCGTACTCTGGCTGCCATTGTAGTGACCGATGCGGTTGACTTTAGTGCCCGCATGGCAGCTGATGAAGAGGCAACGCTGGCGTTGATCCAGCGGGATTTGGAGTTGAGTAAGCGCCTGTGTCTCGAGTTTGAGGGCCGGGTGTTGAAGTCTACGGGAGACGGCTTGTTGTTGTACTTTGCCAGTGCCGTTCAGGCGGTCAGCTGCGGCTTAGCGATTCAGCAGGACATTACCCGAATCAATGCCGGCAGCCATCCCGGCAAGACCTTGCAACATCGCATCGGCGTTCACCTGGGGGATGTGTTCTTTAGTCAGTCGGATGTGATGGGGACCGGGGTAAATATCGCCGCTCGTTTACAGACAGCGGCGAATCCCGGCGAGCTTTGCATATCTAAGGTGGTCTATGACGTAGTCAAGTCGCGGCTGTCCCTCAATGTGACCGACGCGGGGGCCCTGCAGCTCAAGAATATTCAAGAGCCCGTCCCCGCTTACCATGTCAGCATTAAGCCGGTGGCGGCCGCCCGGGAGCACAGTACCGCTGCATCTGGTGCCCCGGCGGAGACTCCGCCGGCCTCGAGCCCCCCCTCTCAGCATTTCTTGCAACCGGGCAATCGGGTGGCCGGTCGCTACGTCATTCAACGGTTGCTGGGGCAGGGGGGGTTTGGTCGCTCTTATCTGGCCATCGATGTGCAGCGGTTTGAAGAAGCCTGTGTGCTGAAGGAGTTTGTGCCGACCCAGCGTTCGAGTCGCTCTTTAGAGAAGGCGGTCAATTTATTTAAGCGGGAGGCTAAGACCCTCTACCAGTTGGATCATCCCCAGGTGCCCAAGTTTCTGGCCTGCTTTACCCAGTCCCATCGGTTATTCATTGTGCAGGAGTTTATCGATGGGGTCACCTACGCGCAGCTGCTGCGGCAGCGGCGGCGTCAGGGCACTAAGTTTACAGAGGCAGAGATACTGCCCTGGTTGGAGCAAATGCTGCGGGTGTTGGACCATCTGCATGGGCTGAAGATTGTCCACCGCGATATTTCACCCGACAATATTATTCATTCCCGCGATCGCAACCTGCCGGTGCTGATTGACTTCGGCTTGGTCAACGACGCCGTCAGTGATCTGCTGGCCCATGCCGAGCCGGATGACGGACCAGCCCCGGGCAGGCGGGCCACCATGGTGGGGAAATTTGGCTATTCTCCGCCGGAGCAAATTCAGATGGGGCAGTGCTATCCCTGCAGCGACCTTTATGCCTTGGCAGTCACGACTATTGTCTTGCTGACCGGACGCTACCCGAAGGAACTGCTGAATCGAGACTCCCTAGACTGGCAATGGCAAGCCCATGTCCGGGTGAGTGATGGCTTGGAGCGAGTGCTGCGCAAACTATTACAGCGTCAACCGAAAAACCGCTTCCAATCGGCCCAGGAGGTGATAGCCGCCTTGAATTTGGGCAATGCTCCCTCGGAGGTGTTGCCGCCCACAGTGCTACACGATCCAGGCCCTGCCTTTCAGGCTCCCCCCGAGCCCCTGCCGTTGCGCTCTCCCAGTGCCTTACAACTGCCTGACTTTATCCAGCAGTGCCAGCGGGAACTGGCCCGCTGCATTGGCCCCATGGCCAGTATGGTGATCGAAGATGTCTTAGCGCAATATCCTGATGCCTCGCCCCAACAGCTGGTTGATCGTCTGGCTGAGCAGTTGTCTAATGCCGATCAGGCCACGGCCTTTATCAGTCGCATCGACATTCCTGCCTCTGACCTATTGACGGCGGCCCAATCTCAGGCGGGAACGGCAGCAGCCTCAGTCACAGCAGCAGAGACGCCTGCTGCGGTGGATGACGCCTTTGTGCAGCGCTGCCGACAAGCCTTAGCCCATTGCATTGGCCCCATGGCTAACTTTTTGATCGAGGAAACACTGGCGGAGTATCCTCATTTGGATTCCCAACAACTGGTGGAACGCCTGGCGGCAGAGATTCCGGATGACCGCCAGGCTGAGGCCTTTCAAAGGCAGCTACTCTGA
- a CDS encoding phosphate/phosphite/phosphonate ABC transporter substrate-binding protein has translation MLGIVALLGTLLVGCDSGEVSGGPNRLVVGVVSDQGVAETAERYESFRQYLAEELNALVELEPVFNELKAVEQVQRQIWSIAFAPAGLTAIALAEAQYTPLFPLQGVPNQRSVLVVSADSSVDSLADLANQTIALGEPGSATGYYLPLYDLYGLTLAEIRFAPTPRAILEWVTDGSVVAGALSKEDFQQYRQEFSDIDFRVLHESRVVPPGAVLLSPAVERNQQRLIETVMKAAPASIVADAGYIPNAPVPSFAALIQLVDKVRPLEANVRSQPAVLTVEASSQDSL, from the coding sequence TTGCTGGGTATAGTCGCGCTGCTGGGGACGCTGCTGGTTGGTTGTGACTCTGGGGAGGTCTCGGGTGGGCCTAATCGCCTCGTAGTCGGCGTGGTCAGCGATCAGGGCGTAGCTGAGACGGCCGAGCGCTATGAGTCTTTCCGGCAATACTTGGCTGAGGAGCTGAATGCCCTGGTTGAGTTGGAGCCGGTATTTAATGAGTTAAAAGCCGTTGAGCAGGTGCAGCGGCAGATTTGGTCGATTGCCTTTGCACCGGCTGGCTTGACGGCCATTGCCTTAGCAGAGGCGCAGTATACGCCTCTGTTTCCCTTACAGGGGGTGCCGAATCAACGGTCAGTGCTGGTGGTCTCTGCGGATAGTTCTGTGGATAGTCTGGCGGATTTGGCTAATCAGACCATTGCCCTGGGAGAACCGGGCTCGGCCACAGGGTACTACCTGCCTCTATACGATTTGTATGGGCTGACCTTGGCAGAGATTCGCTTTGCCCCGACGCCAAGGGCGATTCTGGAATGGGTAACAGATGGGAGTGTGGTGGCTGGGGCGCTCTCTAAGGAAGACTTTCAACAATATCGTCAAGAATTTTCTGATATTGATTTTCGAGTGCTGCATGAGAGTCGAGTGGTGCCCCCTGGGGCCGTATTGCTGAGTCCGGCGGTAGAGCGTAACCAGCAGCGTCTGATCGAAACGGTGATGAAGGCGGCGCCGGCTAGTATTGTGGCCGATGCTGGCTATATCCCTAATGCGCCGGTGCCTAGCTTTGCAGCCCTGATCCAATTGGTGGATAAAGTGAGACCGTTGGAGGCCAACGTGCGATCGCAACCGGCCGTGCTGACCGTGGAAGCTTCCTCCCAGGACTCGCTATAG
- a CDS encoding PRC-barrel domain-containing protein: MTFDKFRQRADILGTQVITRSTGRRLGVVSQLWVDVDQGEVVALGLRESILPGVMSGTQHTMLLSSIRQIGDVILVDDDTAIEDDISLAPYSTLINCEVITEDGEMLGRVRGFKFDVTTGKVESIVIASFGLPQIPDQVISTYELPIEEVVSSGPDRLIVFEGAEEKLMQLSVGILERLGIGGAPWERQDDSEYIMPISTSNQLPSGVQPPADMLRERAPAAGERWSEDDWGEPEPMAAPEPMPRQQAQLYREAEPEADNWGEVQATQTDYDADYREVTEDIWTEDEPEPYQAPPVNIPQKKKVTEYEEELDY; the protein is encoded by the coding sequence ATGACCTTCGACAAATTCCGCCAACGTGCCGATATTCTGGGTACCCAAGTCATAACCCGCAGCACCGGCCGCCGCCTTGGAGTTGTGAGCCAGTTATGGGTCGACGTCGATCAGGGTGAAGTGGTAGCGCTGGGACTGCGGGAGAGCATCTTGCCTGGCGTCATGTCGGGCACTCAACACACCATGTTGCTCAGCAGCATCCGCCAGATTGGCGATGTGATTTTGGTGGATGATGACACCGCCATCGAGGATGATATCAGCCTCGCTCCCTACAGTACGCTGATCAACTGCGAAGTCATTACCGAAGACGGCGAAATGCTAGGCCGGGTGCGCGGCTTTAAATTCGACGTCACCACTGGCAAAGTCGAGTCCATTGTCATCGCCTCCTTCGGATTGCCGCAAATCCCAGATCAGGTGATCAGCACCTACGAGCTGCCCATTGAGGAAGTGGTCAGCAGTGGCCCCGATCGGCTGATCGTGTTTGAGGGGGCAGAAGAGAAGCTGATGCAGCTGAGTGTGGGGATTTTAGAACGGCTCGGCATCGGCGGCGCTCCCTGGGAGCGGCAGGATGACAGCGAATACATCATGCCGATTTCCACCTCCAATCAGTTGCCCTCTGGGGTGCAACCGCCAGCAGATATGCTGCGAGAGCGGGCTCCAGCGGCTGGGGAGCGGTGGAGCGAAGATGACTGGGGCGAACCAGAGCCGATGGCGGCGCCGGAGCCCATGCCCCGGCAACAGGCCCAACTCTACCGGGAAGCCGAGCCCGAGGCCGACAACTGGGGAGAGGTTCAGGCTACCCAGACTGACTATGATGCCGACTATCGGGAAGTGACTGAAGACATCTGGACTGAGGATGAACCGGAGCCCTATCAAGCTCCGCCGGTGAATATTCCTCAGAAGAAGAAGGTCACAGAGTACGAAGAAGAGTTGGACTACTAA
- the smc gene encoding chromosome segregation protein SMC: protein MHIKSVELSHFKSFGGTTQVPFLPGFTVISGPNGSGKSNILDALLFCLGLASSKGMRAERLPDLVNQNQASRRSTAEASVTVVFDISDLPPELLVEDDEAETETTAGGDVNGDGDAVANVVPLVREWSVTRRLRVTTQGTYTSNYYINGEPCTLGQLHEQLQRFRIYPEGYNVVLQGDVTSIISMNSRERREIIDELAGVAAFDRKIDQARGKLDAVKDQEERFRIVERELISQRDRLDQDRRKAEKYQQLRETLQTKTQWEAVLIWQAQQRLCQELTQQIQAGEAEARQLDQTIVETTAAIEALATELDELNRRVKALGEEEHLALQSQLATQEAELRQLQRQEQALQAAAQQTAAAQRQTQITLQEQRQTLADLQQALTPLAAQELPRLRQDCDQAQQTLDQRRQAASEMADASQTWVQEQTQLRHRIEALLATLEPQRSEQVRLQERLHQLQQQVQGQQQVLQELEKEWLAAAGPEASVEATLETEVQTLAATLAQTEQELQVQQETQARLLREQREKQRALDRLEAQVQALQESQGTRATEVLLKSGLPGICGLVAQLGRVEPRFQQALDVAAGGRLGYLVVEDDRVAAGGIDLLKQRRAGRATFLPLNGIRVPKFTPLPAWQRPDGFIDYAVNLIECEPRYQRVFAYVFGSTAVFETLDAARPHLGQFRMVTLEGEILETSGAMTGGSLLKRQGSLHFGTVEPAESEEAKGLRQRLQEIEQVLMRCDRTIEELSQTVAQTSQTLMAARQRHRDHQLERSQADRQQQQLNQRRDQAQHQLSQAQQELTATEARLQQLAQTLPAQEQSLQAERQALAALEQSQTHSEWQQAQTEIRALETDLDQRQAALRTAEQRLQELTSQSQRLEESILQQQQQLAAHQRQQTEQEQQRGTLTEQQAAMQQTIDGIRQGLAALDKTLATEKANRDRSEYQLRERQTAKQQQEWQRQKLQESQQERRQRLAEGQDTLAAQAAELPDPQPEIPAEVDLDKVRQELRSLQRRLEALEPVNMLALDEYHRTQERLDELSAKLTTLEEERTELLLRIENFTTLRRQAFQEAFTAVNQNFQAIFAQLSDGDGHLQLDDPQDPFNGGLNLVAHPKGKPVRRLASMSGGEKSLTALSFIFALQRYRPSPFYAFDEVDMFLDGANVERLSRMIKQQAEQAQFIVVSLRRPMIEASQRTIGVTQARGAYTQVLGLDLQAQSASM, encoded by the coding sequence CAGTGATCTGCCGCCAGAGCTGCTGGTGGAGGATGACGAGGCGGAGACTGAGACAACGGCTGGTGGCGACGTCAATGGTGATGGTGATGCGGTTGCTAACGTCGTGCCTTTGGTGCGGGAATGGAGTGTGACGCGACGGCTGCGGGTGACGACCCAGGGCACCTATACCTCCAATTATTACATCAATGGCGAGCCCTGTACCCTAGGCCAACTCCATGAGCAGCTGCAGCGATTTCGGATTTATCCCGAAGGCTATAACGTGGTGCTACAGGGGGATGTCACCAGTATTATCTCCATGAATTCCCGGGAGCGGCGGGAGATCATTGATGAGTTAGCCGGGGTGGCTGCCTTTGATCGCAAGATCGATCAAGCCAGGGGCAAATTAGATGCCGTTAAAGATCAAGAAGAACGCTTTCGCATCGTAGAGCGAGAGCTGATTAGCCAGCGCGACCGCCTCGATCAAGATCGTCGCAAGGCCGAGAAGTATCAACAGTTGCGGGAAACCCTGCAGACCAAGACTCAATGGGAAGCAGTGCTGATCTGGCAGGCCCAACAACGGCTGTGTCAGGAGTTGACTCAGCAGATTCAGGCTGGGGAGGCCGAGGCTCGGCAGCTAGATCAGACCATTGTTGAGACGACAGCAGCCATTGAGGCCCTGGCGACTGAGTTAGACGAGTTGAATCGACGGGTTAAGGCCCTGGGAGAGGAGGAACATCTGGCCTTACAGTCTCAATTAGCGACTCAAGAGGCCGAACTACGGCAGTTGCAACGACAAGAGCAGGCGTTACAGGCGGCGGCGCAGCAGACAGCGGCCGCCCAGCGTCAAACTCAGATTACCCTGCAGGAGCAGCGCCAGACCCTGGCCGATTTGCAGCAGGCCCTAACCCCCCTGGCTGCCCAGGAATTGCCACGGCTGCGGCAGGACTGTGACCAGGCTCAGCAGACTTTAGATCAACGGCGCCAGGCAGCCAGTGAGATGGCCGATGCCTCGCAGACTTGGGTGCAGGAACAGACCCAGCTACGCCATCGGATTGAGGCGCTCTTGGCCACTCTGGAACCCCAACGGTCAGAACAAGTGCGTTTGCAGGAACGGTTGCATCAGCTGCAACAACAGGTGCAGGGTCAGCAGCAGGTGCTGCAGGAGTTGGAAAAAGAGTGGCTGGCCGCGGCTGGTCCGGAGGCTTCGGTAGAGGCCACTCTAGAGACAGAGGTGCAGACCTTGGCGGCGACCTTAGCGCAGACGGAGCAGGAGCTGCAGGTGCAACAGGAAACCCAGGCGCGCTTGCTGCGGGAACAACGGGAAAAACAGCGGGCTTTGGATCGGCTGGAAGCCCAGGTGCAGGCGTTGCAGGAATCTCAAGGAACTCGGGCCACTGAGGTGCTATTAAAGTCGGGGTTGCCGGGGATTTGTGGTCTGGTGGCTCAGTTGGGCCGAGTAGAGCCACGCTTTCAGCAGGCGCTGGATGTGGCGGCTGGGGGGCGGCTCGGTTATCTAGTCGTAGAGGATGATCGGGTGGCGGCTGGGGGCATCGACCTGTTGAAGCAGCGCCGGGCCGGGCGAGCGACGTTTTTGCCCCTGAATGGGATTCGGGTGCCCAAGTTTACGCCACTGCCGGCTTGGCAGCGGCCCGATGGGTTTATTGATTATGCGGTGAACTTGATTGAGTGTGAGCCCCGGTATCAGCGGGTGTTTGCCTATGTCTTTGGCAGTACGGCGGTGTTTGAGACCCTGGATGCGGCTCGACCGCATCTGGGCCAATTTCGCATGGTCACCCTGGAGGGAGAAATCCTAGAAACCAGTGGAGCTATGACCGGCGGCAGTTTACTGAAGCGCCAGGGCAGTCTCCATTTTGGCACGGTGGAGCCGGCTGAATCCGAGGAAGCGAAAGGGTTGCGCCAGCGCTTGCAGGAGATTGAGCAGGTTCTGATGCGCTGCGATCGCACCATCGAAGAGCTCAGCCAAACGGTGGCCCAAACTTCCCAGACCTTGATGGCAGCCCGGCAGCGCCATCGCGATCACCAACTCGAGCGCTCTCAAGCCGATCGGCAACAGCAACAGTTGAACCAGCGCCGCGATCAGGCTCAGCACCAACTCAGCCAAGCCCAACAGGAACTGACTGCTACCGAAGCCCGGCTGCAGCAGCTGGCCCAGACCCTACCCGCCCAAGAGCAATCCCTCCAAGCTGAGCGCCAGGCCCTGGCAGCCCTAGAGCAGTCCCAGACCCACAGCGAATGGCAACAGGCCCAGACGGAAATTCGCGCCCTAGAAACGGACCTGGATCAGCGGCAAGCCGCCCTGCGGACTGCTGAGCAGCGGCTGCAGGAGCTGACTAGCCAAAGCCAGCGCCTCGAGGAATCTATTCTGCAGCAGCAACAGCAGCTCGCCGCTCACCAGCGGCAACAGACAGAGCAAGAGCAGCAACGGGGGACCTTGACAGAACAGCAGGCAGCGATGCAGCAGACCATCGACGGGATTCGCCAAGGCCTGGCTGCCCTCGATAAAACCCTGGCGACGGAAAAAGCTAATCGCGATCGCAGCGAATATCAGTTGCGGGAGCGGCAGACAGCCAAGCAACAACAGGAATGGCAGCGACAAAAGCTGCAAGAGTCGCAGCAGGAACGCCGGCAGCGCCTGGCTGAGGGGCAAGACACCCTAGCTGCCCAAGCGGCGGAACTGCCCGATCCCCAGCCTGAGATTCCCGCCGAGGTAGACCTAGACAAGGTGCGCCAGGAGTTGCGATCGCTACAACGACGCCTAGAGGCCCTAGAGCCGGTGAATATGCTGGCCCTAGATGAATATCACCGCACCCAAGAACGCCTCGACGAACTCAGCGCCAAGCTCACCACTTTAGAAGAAGAGCGTACCGAACTGCTCTTGCGCATCGAAAACTTTACCACCCTACGGCGCCAGGCCTTTCAAGAAGCCTTCACCGCCGTCAATCAAAACTTTCAGGCCATCTTCGCCCAGCTCTCAGACGGCGATGGTCATCTCCAGTTAGACGACCCTCAAGATCCGTTTAATGGTGGCCTCAACTTAGTAGCCCATCCCAAGGGCAAACCAGTGCGACGCTTGGCCTCCATGTCCGGGGGCGAAAAGTCCCTCACGGCCCTCAGTTTCATCTTTGCCCTACAACGCTATCGCCCCTCGCCCTTTTATGCCTTCGACGAAGTGGATATGTTCCTAGACGGCGCTAATGTGGAGCGATTGTCGCGCATGATCAAGCAACAGGCGGAACAGGCCCAGTTCATCGTGGTTAGCCTGCGGCGACCGATGATCGAAGCCTCTCAGCGGACCATCGGCGTCACTCAGGCCCGGGGGGCCTACACCCAAGTCTTGGGGCTTGACTTGCAAGCCCAGAGTGCCTCCATGTAA